One genomic region from Arthrobacter sp. YN encodes:
- a CDS encoding GH32 C-terminal domain-containing protein: MKHPVFFQPADGWVGDLIPYEKDGEFWLFYLHEDRSDPKPGTSWNLVTTKDLTQFENHGVSLHHGSETDLDFNAYTGSVVADGSGVHHLFYTGQNPRNVGADGAPLQLVMHATSTDGMRTWQKHPELTFGAPDGYESGDWRDPFVLWDDSKKQWRMLLAARHSTGPERRRGVIAQCVSTDLMTWHYTDPFWDPRRYITHECPDVFAWGDWWYMVYSEFSESFTTRYRMAKSPDGPWTVPDLDSIDGRAFYASKSAERDGRRFFFGWIATKEGNTDHGPWQWAGTMSVLEARQNPDGTLAFSFADELVESFWDDVPASLTSALPTRLDVPDGYTAKVSDEELPQQFYAKVVLDIAPNTTECGLLLRSSNDGDHSYVLRLEPKRGRLVFDRWPRAITGDAQWHVSGDVPFDVELERPCDLTPGVHTLEVIVDGDTCVAVVDRQVALSARMYDLTTGRIGVFAGEGTVTVTELEIRQRTEN, translated from the coding sequence ATGAAACACCCAGTCTTCTTCCAACCCGCCGACGGATGGGTTGGGGACCTTATCCCCTACGAGAAGGACGGGGAGTTCTGGCTCTTCTACCTCCACGAAGACCGCTCGGACCCAAAACCCGGCACGTCATGGAACCTGGTCACCACCAAGGACCTCACGCAATTTGAGAACCATGGCGTCTCCCTGCACCATGGCAGCGAGACCGACCTCGACTTCAACGCCTACACCGGCAGCGTCGTGGCGGACGGGTCCGGCGTCCACCACCTCTTCTACACCGGCCAAAACCCCCGGAACGTCGGGGCCGACGGCGCGCCCCTCCAGTTGGTCATGCACGCCACCAGCACCGATGGCATGCGGACCTGGCAAAAGCATCCGGAACTGACTTTCGGCGCTCCGGACGGCTACGAGTCCGGGGACTGGCGTGATCCCTTCGTGTTGTGGGATGACAGCAAGAAGCAGTGGAGGATGCTGTTGGCCGCCCGGCACTCCACCGGTCCGGAACGCCGCCGCGGCGTGATAGCCCAGTGCGTGTCCACTGACCTGATGACCTGGCATTACACCGATCCGTTCTGGGACCCACGCCGGTACATCACCCACGAATGCCCGGATGTCTTCGCCTGGGGTGACTGGTGGTACATGGTGTACTCCGAGTTCTCGGAATCGTTCACCACCCGCTACCGCATGGCCAAAAGCCCCGACGGTCCGTGGACTGTGCCGGACCTGGACAGCATCGACGGCCGCGCCTTTTACGCCTCAAAGTCCGCCGAGCGCGACGGTCGCCGGTTCTTCTTTGGCTGGATCGCCACCAAGGAAGGCAACACCGATCATGGGCCATGGCAGTGGGCCGGCACCATGTCCGTGCTGGAAGCCCGCCAAAACCCGGACGGAACCTTGGCATTCTCCTTCGCGGACGAGCTGGTAGAGAGCTTCTGGGATGACGTCCCGGCGTCCCTGACCAGTGCGTTGCCTACCCGGCTCGATGTGCCGGACGGATACACGGCAAAGGTGTCCGACGAGGAGTTGCCGCAGCAGTTTTACGCCAAGGTGGTGCTGGATATCGCCCCGAACACCACCGAGTGCGGCTTGCTGCTCCGCTCAAGCAACGACGGCGACCATTCCTACGTCCTCCGTCTGGAACCCAAGCGTGGCCGGCTCGTTTTCGACCGCTGGCCGCGCGCCATCACCGGCGATGCGCAGTGGCACGTCTCAGGTGATGTCCCGTTCGACGTCGAACTTGAGCGGCCCTGCGACCTCACCCCCGGCGTGCACACGCTTGAGGTCATCGTCGACGGCGACACTTGCGTCGCCGTCGTCGACCGTCAAGTGGCGCTCAGCGCCAGGATGTACGACCTCACTACCGGCCGGATCGGCGTCTTTGCCGGCGAAGGAACCGTCACTGTCACCGAACTTGAGATACGACAGCGCACCGAGAACTGA
- a CDS encoding carbohydrate ABC transporter permease has product MITQTAPAQPTRARVPSPAPQRRRRKPSLYRTLSRVLIMLIVIVQVYPLAWLFVTSLRTEHDFATGDPFGLPSSLTWENYARAFETGDLGRNILNSFIVTMGANILIVLFGMMAAYAIQVLGFRLSKFVRGLFLVGIIVPVQIALVPLFIDYSAVNLLDTYQSMIIPLAGFALPMSIYLFSSFFEYIPRETYEAASLDGAGPYRIFGLITLPLSLNTVVTVVLVNSIFIWNDFIFANTFVLSEDLKTIPLGLQNYIGAMGKVDWTATFAAVCVTITPLLLVFLVLNKAMIQGLESGANKG; this is encoded by the coding sequence ATGATCACCCAGACAGCCCCGGCTCAGCCGACCCGCGCCCGGGTTCCTTCTCCCGCCCCCCAGCGCCGGCGTCGGAAGCCCAGCTTGTACCGGACGCTCTCGAGGGTCCTGATCATGCTCATCGTGATCGTCCAGGTGTACCCGCTCGCCTGGCTGTTCGTCACCAGCCTGCGGACCGAACACGACTTTGCCACCGGTGATCCGTTCGGACTCCCCAGCTCGTTGACGTGGGAAAACTATGCCCGCGCCTTTGAAACCGGCGACCTGGGACGGAACATCCTGAACAGTTTCATCGTCACCATGGGCGCCAACATTTTGATTGTCTTGTTCGGCATGATGGCCGCCTACGCCATCCAGGTCCTTGGCTTCCGCCTCAGCAAGTTCGTCCGGGGCTTGTTCCTCGTCGGCATCATCGTTCCCGTCCAAATCGCGCTGGTCCCCCTGTTCATCGACTACTCCGCGGTGAACCTGCTGGACACCTACCAGTCGATGATCATCCCCCTGGCAGGCTTCGCCCTCCCGATGTCCATCTACCTTTTCTCGTCCTTCTTCGAATACATACCGCGCGAAACCTATGAGGCAGCATCCCTGGATGGGGCCGGACCATACCGGATTTTCGGGCTGATCACGCTGCCCCTCTCCCTCAACACCGTGGTCACCGTGGTGCTGGTCAACAGCATCTTCATCTGGAACGACTTCATCTTCGCCAACACCTTTGTTCTCTCCGAGGACCTCAAGACCATTCCCCTGGGCTTGCAGAACTACATCGGCGCTATGGGCAAGGTCGACTGGACGGCCACCTTCGCCGCCGTCTGCGTGACCATCACACCGCTGCTGCTGGTATTCCTGGTCCTCAACAAGGCCATGATCCAAGGCCTTGAGAGCGGAGCGAACAAGGGATGA
- a CDS encoding carbohydrate ABC transporter permease, whose translation MLPNRSRTSVLVFLLPPLLLYCAAVLFPILQSLFLSFFSWNGISDMEFVGLANYVRMLTADDIFWRSFFNALVYLAICLVLQLGGALVVASLLTSLRRGRELIKTLYLLPAVISTVAIAFLFVRIYSIDPVGLLNQLLHWIGLGSLERAWLSDVNTVLAAVSAPEGWRFTGLYMLIIYAALIAVPKELEEAAVLDGASKWTLFTKIRFPYIRPVWITTTIMATTYGLRGFDIPYLMTNGGPGQSSELLTTYMYKTAFTSTDFGYASTIAVFIVIECLVAVGLILFMLKRKADS comes from the coding sequence ATGCTTCCCAACAGGTCAAGAACCTCAGTCCTGGTTTTCCTGCTCCCACCCCTGCTGCTCTACTGCGCAGCAGTCCTCTTCCCCATACTTCAGTCCCTGTTCCTGAGCTTCTTCTCCTGGAACGGCATCAGTGACATGGAGTTCGTCGGGCTGGCCAATTACGTCCGAATGCTCACGGCTGATGACATCTTCTGGCGTTCATTCTTCAACGCCCTGGTCTACCTGGCCATCTGCCTGGTCCTGCAACTGGGCGGCGCCCTGGTTGTCGCCAGCCTGCTCACGTCCCTGCGCAGGGGACGTGAACTGATCAAGACCCTGTATTTGCTGCCCGCAGTGATCTCCACGGTCGCCATTGCGTTCCTTTTTGTCCGTATCTACTCCATTGATCCTGTCGGCCTGTTGAACCAGCTGCTGCACTGGATAGGACTCGGTTCCCTGGAGCGGGCCTGGTTGTCCGACGTCAACACAGTGCTGGCCGCGGTCTCCGCCCCTGAAGGATGGCGGTTCACCGGGCTGTACATGCTCATCATTTACGCGGCCCTGATCGCTGTGCCCAAGGAACTCGAAGAAGCCGCGGTCCTGGACGGCGCATCGAAGTGGACGCTCTTCACCAAGATACGTTTCCCCTACATCCGGCCCGTGTGGATTACCACCACCATCATGGCCACCACCTACGGCCTGCGCGGTTTTGATATCCCGTATCTCATGACCAACGGCGGCCCGGGACAATCCTCCGAGCTCCTCACCACCTATATGTACAAGACAGCCTTCACCAGCACGGATTTTGGCTACGCAAGTACCATCGCCGTCTTCATCGTGATCGAGTGCCTCGTCGCCGTCGGCCTCATCTTGTTCATGCTCAAGCGGAAGGCAGATTCATGA
- a CDS encoding ABC transporter substrate-binding protein: protein MKKLLRAAAVAAVAALALTACGGGGAATDPSNVSPTGEIKPREISWLLSRPADGAVINIMKKLADDYAKDHPGFALNLITTPDRPSYIQKLETLAAANKLPELFDTDATPFAQQLAKQGKMVEADKLLKSLDLYDDYRPGALDYQRFDDGSLYMIPFQFELEFIWYNKALLQKAGVAVPQSLDDIPAMCTALRNAGITPIAIDGQDQWPLERYVAYQPFRAAGPDFVQKLKKGEAAFSDPAGQKTVQWMAELGKAKCFQEGFSAQGYSDAQNQFTSGEAAMYNIGTWELPSLATDKLNPDVRDDIDFFTLPTTPGSVTAANEFVSPSGIGMAVNSKTYDPLVSDFLKFALEKYPAEYAATGALSPTTTVETTVPANATPLYKKALETANTLGEKQAMPWDTQLDPTTNGRLQQELVLLVQGNITPEQFTKTMDDAIKQNAPKFFK from the coding sequence ATGAAGAAACTACTCCGTGCTGCCGCCGTCGCAGCCGTCGCCGCTTTGGCCTTGACAGCCTGTGGCGGCGGAGGAGCTGCTACAGACCCCTCCAACGTCAGCCCCACCGGAGAGATCAAGCCCCGCGAAATCTCGTGGCTCCTCTCCAGGCCTGCCGATGGCGCCGTCATCAACATCATGAAGAAGCTCGCCGACGACTACGCCAAGGACCACCCAGGGTTTGCACTGAACCTCATCACCACCCCGGACCGGCCCTCCTACATCCAGAAACTCGAAACCCTGGCTGCGGCCAACAAGCTCCCCGAGCTGTTTGACACGGACGCCACACCGTTCGCGCAGCAGCTGGCCAAGCAGGGCAAAATGGTGGAGGCCGACAAGCTGCTGAAGTCGCTGGATCTCTACGACGACTACCGGCCCGGAGCCCTGGACTACCAGCGCTTCGATGACGGATCCCTGTACATGATCCCGTTCCAGTTCGAGCTGGAATTCATCTGGTACAACAAGGCCCTGCTCCAAAAAGCGGGCGTGGCTGTCCCTCAGTCCTTGGACGACATCCCAGCGATGTGCACGGCCCTGCGCAACGCAGGAATCACGCCGATAGCCATCGACGGGCAGGACCAGTGGCCGCTGGAACGCTATGTCGCGTACCAGCCGTTCCGGGCTGCCGGACCGGACTTCGTCCAGAAACTGAAGAAGGGCGAAGCTGCGTTCAGCGATCCCGCGGGTCAGAAGACCGTTCAATGGATGGCAGAACTCGGCAAGGCCAAGTGCTTCCAGGAGGGCTTCTCCGCGCAGGGCTACTCAGACGCGCAGAACCAGTTCACTTCCGGCGAAGCCGCGATGTACAACATCGGCACGTGGGAACTTCCCAGCCTCGCCACCGACAAACTCAACCCTGACGTCCGGGACGACATCGACTTCTTTACCCTTCCCACAACACCGGGTTCGGTGACGGCGGCCAATGAGTTCGTTTCCCCCTCCGGCATCGGCATGGCAGTGAACTCGAAAACGTACGATCCCCTGGTCAGCGACTTCCTGAAGTTCGCCTTGGAGAAGTACCCGGCTGAGTACGCTGCCACCGGGGCGCTCTCCCCCACCACGACCGTGGAGACCACCGTCCCCGCGAACGCTACGCCGCTGTACAAGAAGGCCCTCGAAACGGCCAACACCCTCGGGGAAAAGCAGGCGATGCCGTGGGACACCCAGCTGGACCCCACCACCAACGGCCGACTGCAGCAAGAGCTGGTCCTCCTGGTCCAGGGCAACATCACGCCCGAACAGTTCACCAAGACCATGGACGACGCCATCAAGCAGAACGCACCCAAGTTCTTCAAGTAA
- a CDS encoding LacI family DNA-binding transcriptional regulator, translating into MISQERESGNAATPAVPVRAGRAHPVTLREVAELAGVSTATVSLVINKKKNARIADETRQRVTRAITQLGYRPNAMAKTLVSGTSKFIGLVADGVATTPFAGQIIHGAQDEAWKHGYALLIANTEGNQELEKDAIAMMLEYKVRGILYSTWFHRPTDIPETLRESDFVLVNCFSPDAGAARAVVPDEAQGGQSATEILLRGGHRRIAFINATTPAPARDGRLQGYKDALDAAGIPFDPALVLEAYPDQEGGYGATESLLTLGVSAVYCYNDRMAMGLYDGLRENGLSIPEDIAVVGFDNQEVIAAHLRPPLSTVSLPHYELGAAGVRMLLGLDAAPLESAVKIACPPVERASVAVRSPD; encoded by the coding sequence ATGATTTCGCAGGAGAGAGAGTCAGGCAACGCGGCCACCCCCGCCGTTCCTGTCAGAGCAGGCCGTGCCCATCCGGTGACCCTCCGCGAAGTGGCTGAACTGGCCGGAGTATCCACTGCCACGGTCTCCCTGGTGATCAACAAGAAGAAGAACGCCCGGATCGCCGACGAAACCCGCCAACGCGTCACCCGGGCGATCACCCAACTGGGTTACCGTCCCAACGCCATGGCCAAAACGTTGGTAAGCGGCACCTCCAAGTTCATTGGACTGGTTGCCGACGGCGTAGCCACTACGCCGTTCGCCGGCCAAATCATCCACGGCGCTCAAGACGAAGCCTGGAAACATGGTTATGCCCTGCTGATCGCGAACACCGAAGGCAACCAGGAGCTCGAAAAAGACGCGATCGCCATGATGCTGGAATACAAAGTGCGCGGCATCTTGTACTCCACCTGGTTCCACCGCCCTACGGACATCCCCGAGACCCTTCGGGAATCGGACTTCGTCCTGGTCAACTGTTTCTCCCCCGACGCCGGGGCCGCGCGGGCCGTAGTACCGGATGAAGCGCAAGGTGGACAGTCTGCCACCGAGATCCTGCTCCGCGGTGGCCACCGTCGCATCGCCTTCATCAACGCCACCACCCCCGCACCTGCCAGGGATGGCCGGCTCCAGGGGTACAAGGACGCGCTCGATGCCGCCGGAATTCCCTTTGATCCGGCGCTGGTGCTGGAGGCCTACCCTGATCAGGAAGGCGGTTACGGCGCCACGGAAAGCCTGCTCACGCTTGGGGTCAGTGCCGTGTACTGCTACAACGACCGCATGGCCATGGGACTTTACGATGGCCTGCGGGAAAACGGGCTGTCCATCCCGGAGGACATTGCAGTGGTGGGTTTCGACAACCAGGAAGTCATCGCTGCCCACCTGCGTCCGCCGCTCTCCACGGTGTCACTGCCTCATTACGAACTGGGCGCGGCCGGCGTTCGCATGCTCCTGGGCCTGGATGCTGCTCCCCTTGAATCAGCTGTGAAGATCGCCTGCCCGCCGGTTGAGCGGGCGTCCGTAGCTGTGCGTTCGCCGGATTAG